The following nucleotide sequence is from Plasmodium cynomolgi strain B DNA, scaffold: 0150, whole genome shotgun sequence.
ttttatgttatgcTAAATATTGTTAAGCtaacaaaaatgattaattatagaataaatttatgtttatttaaatGCCTCttgttatttataattttttttctttttgcttttttgttatatgattatgtataatatgatgggtattatatttaaaatagttAAGTAGCCAACTATATATGTGATGTTAGAGGAGCTAATATTATGTAGGATGGTATGCTATGTAATTTGATATGTTATCACTATTTTTACCACCTGATTTGATCATATACTCTAACAATTCTTCTGGTACTTCTTGAAGATTGTTTATAGGGCTTTTATTCTTACGAATAAGATTATTAAGCACGGATCTTAATGGTGTAAactaatatgaaaaaaaaatgttaaatcacatataaaataattatgttaGACTTATGAATATATGGCAAAAGTACCTTATTAGgacgtatatataatattaattatgtaaaatcAAATTTTTGCGTACCTTGTATAAAATGGTAGAAACAGATGCTATTCCAAGAAGTGATAAACCGGCTGACATAACAATAGGATTAGAAACATGAGGTTCAGTAGGAGTACGATCATCATATTTTGGTTTATCCATCTGTGAATGCACACCTATAGTTCGTACTTCTATGTCTGTAGCTAAATTTTGTTGTGCTCTTTCCATATATGTATGTCCACCTGTTCCTACGTTTAGTTCTACTTGTCTACCCTTTGCAGATAAAGACGGATGTTCTTCTGAACGAGGAGTATCCATTACAACAACTTGGGGGCAGGTTGAACCATCAGGAATATTTATTGGATTATAAGTTctacatttattataataagattgataattatttttatcttcagaAAATAAACTATCAAAACTTGTGTATGGCAAGTTTAAACCTTGAATGTAAATTCTATATTTATGACATTCATCGTTattatctgtttttttacTGATTTCGTAGTAATTTAAACAATGTTCAtgaatattctttttattattatattcaaTATCATTCATAGCAGGAATAACCGATTCCGGTTTGCATTTGTATTGTTCTGCTATGTGGCTACCATTagtattataataattccATGCTTCATGTAGATCACGAATagttttattataaatatctCGAGTTTCAGAAGCTAATATTTGTCTTACTTCATAATATAGCCAGTAATTTATAAGTTTACAACGTCCTACTGAATaatattcatcattttttatgattttcaTATATTCTAAAAATCTTATGAGCTTCTTACAAAGGTTATCAATTTGCTTGAAATAGTTagcataaaaattaaaacgtaTACAATAGCTCCAATATTTGTGTACATCGGTAACCTTCTTCCATTCATCGTGTAATATGCTTCAAGCTAATTTATCTACGTCTATAAcctaaaattaaatataagaaaattaaaatatatgtagaattaaatatatactttatagaaaaaaaaaagctttaatatattttaaaaaaaaaaaaattaaatgtaataaGTTAAAACGTTGTCATAATAAATCATAGTGTACTactttgtccatttttatgttataatttGTATGTGGAAATAATCAAATATCAGAAACGACTATTCGTTTttgaatatacatatttgaatttatatataattacacTATCGCACACTGTTTTGTCATCCGCTTAtctatttataaaatataaatattaactTTTACGTATTAAACATAATAACGATTTATATGATGATTATATTTCCCTATTACATCCTGTATATTGATGTAGCAGCATAactgtatttttataaaaagtatCTTTCTAATTGGGAAAGAATATGAATAATCGTTAGAGCAATATAAT
It contains:
- a CDS encoding CYIR protein (putative;~vir-type antigen) codes for the protein KLIRFLEYMKIIKNDEYYSVGRCKLINYWLYYEVRQILASETRDIYNKTIRDLHEAWNYYNTNGSHIAEQYKCKPESVIPAMNDIEYNNKKNIHEHCLNYYEISKKTDNNDECHKYRIYIQGLNLPYTSFDSLFSEDKNNYQSYYNKCRTYNPINIPDGSTCPQVVVMDTPRSEEHPSLSAKGRQVELNVGTGGHTYMERAQQNLATDIEVRTIGVHSQMDKPKYDDRTPTEPHVSNPIVMSAGLSLLGIASVSTILYKVRKNLILHN